Part of the Cellulomonas hominis genome, CTGCGGCGCACGAGGCCCGCGCGCTCCAGCCGGTCGATGCGCTGCGTCATCCCGCCCGAGGTCAGCATGAGCGTCGCCGACAGCGCGCTGGGGGACAGCGGCCGGTCGGCGCCCGAGCGGCGCAGCGTGGCGAGCACGTCGAAGTCGCCCCGGGTGAGGTCCGACCGCGCGTAGGCGGCCGCCGTCGCGTCGCCGCCGGCGCGCGCCAGCCGGAAGATCCGCCCGAAGATGCCCATGGCCTCGGTGTCCAGGTCGGGTCGCTGGGTCGCCCACTGGCCGAGGATGCGGTCGACCCCGTCGTGCTCCGTCATGTCGCCCATCCTGCCACCCGATCGCTTGACACCGGCTTAGTGGCAAGTATCTTAGATACTAAGTAAGTGAGTCGTGGCCGACCGGTCGCGCACGACGGAGGCGGGTGGTCCGGATGACCGGGCAGGCTCTCGACCGGGGCGCCGGCCCCGTGCTGCTGCCGGACGCGGGCCGTGCCGGCCCCGCGCTGCCGGAGGGCGGCGCGGCGGGGACACCGCCCGCCCGCACGACCCCCACCGCCGCCGCGCGCGCGACCCTCGCGCTGACGCTCACCACCGCCGTCGCCCCCGCGCTGTGGGGGACGACCTACCTGGTCACCACCGAGCTGCTCCCCGAGGGCCGGCCGCTGCTCGCCGCCACCCTGCGCGCGCTCCCCGCGGGCCTGCTGCTGGTCCTCCTGACCCGGCGCCTGCCGCGCGGCGACTGGTGGTGGCGCGCGGCCGTGCTGGGGGCGCTGAACATCGGCGTGTTCTTCGCGCTGCTGTTCGTCGCGGCGTACCGGTTGCCCGGCGGGGTGGCGGCGACGCTCGGGGCGGTGCAGCCGCTCGTCGTCGCGGGGCTCGGGGCACTGCTGCTCGGGCAGCGGGTGCGTGTCGGCACGCTGCTGGCCGGGATCGCCGGCGTCGCGGGGGTGGCCCTGCTGGTGCTGCGGGCCACCGCGCGGCTGGACGCGGTCGGGGTGCTGGCCGGGCTCGGCGGCGCGGTCGCCATGGGGCTCGGCGTGGTGCTGACCGCGCGCTGGGGCCGGCCCGTGCCGCTGCTGGCGTTCACCGGCTGGCAGCTCACCGCGGGCGGGCTGCTGCTGGTGCCGCTCGTGCTGGCGGTCGAGGGGGTGCCGCCGGCGCTGGACGGCGCGGCCGTCGGCGGGCTCGCGTACCTGGGCGTGCTGGGGACCGCGCTCGCCTACGCGCTGTGGTTCCGGGGCGTCGAGCGGCTGCCGGCCGCGCGGGTGTCGTTCCTGGGGCTGCTGAGCCCGGTGGTCGCGGCGGCGCTCGGCTGGGTGGTGCTGGGGCAGGCGCTGAACGGCTGGCAGCTCGCCGGGGCGGTGCTGGCGCTCGGTGCGCTGGTCGCGGCGCAGCGGGGCGGGTCGGGCGCCACGCGACGGCGAGCGGGTTGACGCGTAATCTCGGCGCGTGAGGTCCCCCTGGTTCCGCCGCGTGACCGCCGGCAGCGCGACCGGCGCGCTCGCGCGCGAGGTGGACTGGGGCGAGACGCCGCTCGGGCCGCCGAGCACGTGGCCGACGGCGCTGCGGGTCGCCGTCGAGATGTGCTTCACGACGCGCTTCCCGGTCCTCGTCACCTGGGGCCCGGAGCTCACCATGATCTACAACGACGGCTACCGGGACATGCTCGGCTCCGAGAAGCACCCCGGCGCCATGGGCGCCCCGCTCGCGGAGGTGTGGAAGGAGGTCTGGGACGACCTCCTGCCCTCGGTGGAGCGCGTGATGCTGCACGGCGAGCCGACCTGGACCGTCGACCAGCACCTGCTCGCCCGCCGGTCCGGGTACGACGAGGACGCGTACTTCACGTACTCGTACTCCCCGCTGCGCGACTCCGCCGACGTGGTCCGCGGGCTGCTCGACATCGCGACCGAGACCACCGCCCAGGTCGTGGAGCGCCGGCGCATGCGGCTGCTCGGCGACCTGTCCGCCCGGCTGACCGGGGCGCACGACGACGTCGACGCGATCGCCCGCGAGACCGTGGACCTGCTCGGAGGGTCGGCCGACGTCACCGGCGCGGAGCTGTACCTGCGGGGCGCCGACGGGGCGCCGGGGCTGCTCGTCGCCACAGGTCCCCGCGCGCCGGGGGTGACGGCGTCGGACGTCGCGCGCGTCACCGCCTCGGGCCGCGCCGAGGAGCACGGCCGCGTGCTGGTCGTGCCGCTGACCGGCCCGAGCGACGCCGCGCCGTGCGGGGCGGTCGTCCTGCAGGCCGGCAGCCGGCGGCCGTGGGACGACGAGTACCGCGCGTTCCTGCGCCTGGTGGCGACGACGATCGGCGCGGCGGTGAGCGGGGCCCTGCGGCACCGCCGCGAGGTCGACGCGCTGCGCGTGGTCAGCGACACGCTGCAGGCCGCCATCGTGCCGGAGGTGGCGACCGAGCCCGGCGTGGTGGCGCGGTACCGCCCGGCGGCGGGCGACCTCGCGGTCGGCGGGGACTGGTACGACGTGGTGGACCTCGGTCCCGGCCGCCGCGCGGTCGTCGTCGGCGACTGCGTGGGCCACGGCCTCGACGCGGCCGCGCGGATGGGGCAGCTCCGCGCCGCGACCCGGGCGCTCCTGCTGGAGTCGCCCAGCCCGGCGGCGGTGCTCGACGGGCTCGAGCGGTTCGCCCGCACGCTGCCCGGGGCGGACTGCACCACGGTGTTCTGCGCGGTCGCGGACGAGGAGGACCGCACGCTGACGTACGCGATGGCCGGGCACCTCCCGCCGGTGCTGCGCCGGGCCGACGGCGCGGTCGAGCTGCTGGACGGCGCGCGCGGCGCCGCGCTGGCCGTCGGGACCGGCCGGCGGACCGAGGTCGTCGAGCCGCTGCGGGACGGGGACCTCGTCGTGATCTACACCGACGGCCTGATCGAGCGCCGGGGCGAGGGGCTGCCGCTGGGGATCGAGCGGCTGCGGGCGGCGGTCGCGGCCCAGCCGGCGGGGGCGCCGACCGCCGAGGTCGCGGACGACCTGCTGCGGTCGATGGCGCCGCGGGGGGCGGAGGACGACGTGGCGCTCGTGGTGTACCGGGCGGGGGCGCGCTAGCCGGACCCCGAGACCCCCTGCACGAACCCCCAGAACGCCGG contains:
- a CDS encoding MarR family winged helix-turn-helix transcriptional regulator; translated protein: MTEHDGVDRILGQWATQRPDLDTEAMGIFGRIFRLARAGGDATAAAYARSDLTRGDFDVLATLRRSGADRPLSPSALSATLMLTSGGMTQRIDRLERAGLVRRSPDPADRRALRVSLTERGAQVVDRAVEDGLAAEQRLLAGIPPERRREVDAMLRELLAAVDAS
- a CDS encoding PP2C family protein-serine/threonine phosphatase; the protein is MRSPWFRRVTAGSATGALAREVDWGETPLGPPSTWPTALRVAVEMCFTTRFPVLVTWGPELTMIYNDGYRDMLGSEKHPGAMGAPLAEVWKEVWDDLLPSVERVMLHGEPTWTVDQHLLARRSGYDEDAYFTYSYSPLRDSADVVRGLLDIATETTAQVVERRRMRLLGDLSARLTGAHDDVDAIARETVDLLGGSADVTGAELYLRGADGAPGLLVATGPRAPGVTASDVARVTASGRAEEHGRVLVVPLTGPSDAAPCGAVVLQAGSRRPWDDEYRAFLRLVATTIGAAVSGALRHRREVDALRVVSDTLQAAIVPEVATEPGVVARYRPAAGDLAVGGDWYDVVDLGPGRRAVVVGDCVGHGLDAAARMGQLRAATRALLLESPSPAAVLDGLERFARTLPGADCTTVFCAVADEEDRTLTYAMAGHLPPVLRRADGAVELLDGARGAALAVGTGRRTEVVEPLRDGDLVVIYTDGLIERRGEGLPLGIERLRAAVAAQPAGAPTAEVADDLLRSMAPRGAEDDVALVVYRAGAR
- a CDS encoding EamA family transporter, which encodes MTGQALDRGAGPVLLPDAGRAGPALPEGGAAGTPPARTTPTAAARATLALTLTTAVAPALWGTTYLVTTELLPEGRPLLAATLRALPAGLLLVLLTRRLPRGDWWWRAAVLGALNIGVFFALLFVAAYRLPGGVAATLGAVQPLVVAGLGALLLGQRVRVGTLLAGIAGVAGVALLVLRATARLDAVGVLAGLGGAVAMGLGVVLTARWGRPVPLLAFTGWQLTAGGLLLVPLVLAVEGVPPALDGAAVGGLAYLGVLGTALAYALWFRGVERLPAARVSFLGLLSPVVAAALGWVVLGQALNGWQLAGAVLALGALVAAQRGGSGATRRRAG